One Phenylobacterium hankyongense DNA segment encodes these proteins:
- the tsf gene encoding translation elongation factor Ts encodes MAEITAALVKDLREKSGVGMMDCKRALQENDGDMAAAIDWLRAKGLSKAAKKSDRAAAEGLVAGLVSADGKTGVLIELNAETDFVSKNETFQGAARDIAAVALDVEGVDAISAAQTAKGELVGDVVTNMIATIGENMRLRRSARLTVSQGAVSLYLHNVQGEGVGKLGVLVALEGAGDQAVLREVGRKIALHVAGTPTPPLALNEGDLDPAAVAKEKQFLTDQALESGKPVAVVEKMIEGRIRKWQEEVVLLKQPFVMNPDQTIEQLIAETAKQIGAPLAVKGFVRFALGEGVEKKTDDFAAEVAQLSGQS; translated from the coding sequence ATGGCGGAGATCACCGCTGCGCTGGTCAAGGACCTGCGCGAAAAATCTGGCGTCGGCATGATGGACTGCAAGCGCGCCCTGCAAGAGAACGACGGCGACATGGCCGCGGCCATCGACTGGCTGCGCGCCAAGGGCCTGTCCAAGGCCGCCAAGAAGTCGGACCGCGCGGCCGCCGAAGGCCTCGTGGCCGGCCTGGTGAGCGCCGACGGCAAGACCGGCGTGCTGATCGAGCTGAACGCCGAAACCGACTTCGTGTCGAAGAACGAGACCTTCCAGGGCGCGGCGCGCGACATCGCCGCCGTGGCGCTGGACGTGGAGGGCGTCGACGCCATCTCCGCGGCCCAGACCGCCAAGGGCGAACTGGTCGGCGACGTGGTGACCAACATGATCGCCACGATCGGCGAGAACATGCGCCTGCGCCGCTCGGCCCGCCTGACCGTTAGCCAGGGCGCCGTCTCCCTCTACCTGCACAACGTGCAGGGCGAGGGCGTGGGCAAGCTCGGCGTGCTCGTGGCGCTGGAAGGCGCCGGCGACCAGGCCGTCCTGCGCGAGGTCGGCCGCAAGATCGCCCTGCACGTGGCCGGCACGCCGACCCCGCCGCTGGCGCTGAACGAGGGCGACCTCGATCCGGCGGCCGTCGCCAAGGAGAAGCAGTTCCTGACCGACCAGGCGCTGGAGTCCGGCAAGCCGGTGGCCGTCGTCGAGAAGATGATCGAAGGCCGGATCCGCAAGTGGCAGGAAGAGGTTGTGCTCCTGAAGCAGCCCTTCGTCATGAACCCGGACCAGACCATCGAGCAGCTGATCGCCGAGACCGCGAAGCAGATCGGCGCGCCGCTGGCGGTGAAGGGCTTCGTGCGCTTCGCCCTGGGTGAAGGCGTCGAGAAGAAGACCGACGACTTCGCCGCCGAGGTGGCTCAGCTCTCCGGCCAGAGCTAA
- a CDS encoding phosphatidate cytidylyltransferase, whose product MTSLPQGRRFDWSNLGLRVASAVVLVPAALAAAWFGGWLFLVLISVGVALLAIEWGGMSAPRAPVRVSLAVTVAVLAGVFLGHLGHFGLGWIAVAIGALAAALVARGVAERPADAAFGVAYIAPAAICLIWLRSMPQGHWWTLMLFAVTWAADIGAFAVGSTLKGPKLWPRFSPNKTWSGFVGGLGASMATGGLMAGLSAFRLNLVAAAAIGLVVGLATMAGDLWESALKRRFGVKDSGDLIPGHGGLLDRVDGLMFAVVVMAAARLANHWGWGH is encoded by the coding sequence ATGACGTCCTTGCCGCAGGGTAGGCGCTTCGACTGGTCCAACCTGGGCCTGAGGGTGGCCTCCGCCGTGGTGCTGGTGCCCGCGGCGCTGGCCGCCGCCTGGTTCGGCGGCTGGCTTTTCCTGGTGCTGATCTCCGTCGGCGTCGCCCTGCTGGCCATCGAATGGGGCGGCATGAGCGCGCCGCGCGCGCCGGTGCGGGTGTCGCTGGCCGTCACGGTCGCGGTGCTGGCGGGCGTCTTCCTGGGACACCTGGGCCACTTCGGCCTGGGTTGGATCGCCGTGGCCATCGGCGCGCTCGCCGCGGCCCTGGTGGCTCGCGGGGTGGCCGAACGGCCTGCCGATGCCGCCTTCGGGGTCGCCTACATCGCGCCGGCGGCGATCTGCCTGATCTGGCTGCGTTCCATGCCCCAGGGCCACTGGTGGACGCTGATGCTGTTCGCCGTCACCTGGGCGGCCGACATCGGCGCCTTCGCGGTCGGCAGCACGCTGAAGGGCCCGAAGCTCTGGCCGCGGTTCTCGCCCAACAAGACCTGGTCCGGGTTCGTCGGCGGGCTTGGCGCGTCGATGGCCACCGGCGGCCTGATGGCCGGCCTCTCGGCCTTCCGCCTCAACCTGGTGGCGGCCGCGGCGATCGGACTGGTCGTGGGCTTGGCGACCATGGCCGGCGACCTCTGGGAATCGGCGCTTAAACGGCGGTTCGGCGTTAAGGACTCCGGCGACCTGATCCCGGGCCATGGGGGCTTGCTGGACCGGGTTGACGGGTTGATGTTCGCGGTCGTGGTGATGGCGGCGGCCCGCCTCGCCAACCATTGGGGATGGGGTCATTGA
- the sidA gene encoding cell division inhibitor SidA, with the protein MVRLARESLAFASVASFVWMMCTVAAHVG; encoded by the coding sequence ATGGTTCGTCTTGCCCGAGAATCGCTGGCCTTTGCGTCGGTGGCCAGCTTTGTCTGGATGATGTGCACGGTCGCCGCTCACGTGGGGTGA
- the frr gene encoding ribosome recycling factor has protein sequence MATTEKPVLAKYRDRMDKAVAALKEEFASLRTGRASASLLDQVHVEAYGSTVPINQVGAVSVPEPRMISVSVWDRGLVVSVEKAIRNSGLGLNPVVDGQNLRIPIPALTEERRKELVKVAGKYAEQQRVAVRNIRRDANDDLKKAEKDGAINQDEQKRMEADVQKLTDEAIKRVDEALKTKEQEIMHV, from the coding sequence ATGGCGACCACGGAAAAGCCGGTGCTTGCGAAGTACAGGGACCGCATGGACAAGGCGGTCGCCGCCCTGAAGGAGGAGTTCGCCTCCCTGCGGACCGGCCGCGCCTCGGCCAGCCTGCTCGACCAGGTGCATGTGGAGGCCTACGGCTCGACCGTGCCGATCAACCAGGTGGGCGCCGTCAGCGTGCCGGAACCGCGGATGATCTCGGTCAGCGTCTGGGACCGCGGCCTGGTGGTCTCGGTGGAGAAGGCGATCCGCAACTCGGGCCTGGGCCTCAACCCCGTCGTCGACGGCCAGAACCTGCGCATTCCGATCCCCGCCCTCACCGAGGAGCGCCGCAAGGAGCTCGTGAAGGTGGCCGGCAAATACGCCGAGCAGCAGCGCGTCGCCGTGCGCAACATCCGCCGCGACGCCAACGACGACCTGAAGAAGGCGGAGAAGGACGGCGCCATCAATCAGGACGAGCAAAAGCGGATGGAAGCCGACGTCCAGAAGCTCACCGACGAGGCGATCAAGCGCGTGGACGAAGCCTTGAAAACCAAAGAACAAGAGATCATGCACGTCTAG
- the pyrH gene encoding UMP kinase, translating into MPDVKPRYKRILLKVSGEAGVGGGHFGIDPKTVQAVCEEIAQVVREGIEVCLVVGGGNIFRGAALAETGMERASADYIGMLATIMNALALQAALEKNGIYTRVQSAIPMQAVCEPYVRRRALRHLEKGRVVIFAAGLGAPFFTTDSSAALRAAEMGCDALFKGTSVDGVYTADPKKDATAQRYETLSYQEVLAKDLRVMDASAISLMRDNHIPIVVFSIRERGNFLKVLKGEGVYTTIA; encoded by the coding sequence ATGCCCGACGTCAAGCCGCGCTACAAGAGGATCCTCCTGAAGGTGTCGGGCGAAGCCGGCGTCGGCGGCGGCCACTTTGGCATCGACCCGAAGACCGTGCAGGCGGTGTGCGAGGAGATCGCCCAGGTCGTCCGCGAGGGCATCGAGGTCTGCCTGGTGGTGGGCGGCGGAAACATCTTCCGCGGCGCGGCCCTGGCCGAGACCGGCATGGAACGGGCCAGCGCCGACTACATCGGCATGCTGGCCACCATCATGAACGCGCTGGCGCTGCAGGCGGCGCTGGAGAAGAACGGCATCTACACCCGCGTGCAGTCGGCCATCCCGATGCAGGCGGTCTGCGAGCCCTACGTGCGGCGTCGCGCGCTGCGGCACCTGGAAAAGGGCCGGGTGGTGATCTTCGCCGCCGGCCTGGGCGCGCCCTTCTTCACCACCGACAGCTCGGCCGCCCTGCGCGCCGCCGAGATGGGCTGCGACGCGCTGTTCAAGGGCACCAGCGTCGACGGCGTCTACACCGCCGATCCGAAGAAGGACGCCACCGCCCAGCGCTACGAGACCCTCAGCTACCAGGAAGTGCTGGCCAAGGACCTGCGGGTGATGGACGCCTCGGCGATCAGCCTCATGCGCGACAATCACATCCCGATCGTGGTCTTCTCGATTCGGGAACGCGGCAACTTCCTGAAAGTGTTGAAGGGCGAGGGCGTCTACACGACGATCGCCTGA
- a CDS encoding lipoprotein: MRKSLAVLGALTALAGCSSAPPATSPPQSQASPAAAAPPVRAEAPPAATLPAPAATPRHDQCGAYEVQNLVGRPRSEIPVPVDPSRQRVACTTCPVTQDDSPTRLDFFFDAETGIIKQIRCG, encoded by the coding sequence ATGAGGAAGTCTCTGGCGGTGCTGGGCGCGCTGACGGCGTTGGCGGGCTGCTCAAGCGCCCCGCCCGCGACGTCTCCGCCCCAGTCTCAGGCTTCCCCGGCCGCGGCTGCGCCGCCGGTGCGGGCGGAGGCTCCGCCGGCCGCGACGCTCCCGGCCCCGGCGGCGACGCCACGGCACGACCAGTGCGGCGCCTATGAGGTGCAGAACTTGGTCGGCCGGCCGCGCAGCGAGATCCCGGTGCCGGTCGACCCCAGCCGCCAGCGGGTGGCCTGCACCACCTGCCCGGTGACGCAGGACGACAGCCCGACGCGGCTGGATTTCTTCTTCGACGCCGAAACCGGGATCATCAAGCAGATCCGCTGCGGCTAG
- a CDS encoding glycosyltransferase: MRGVLFVHNNFPAQFRDLAQTLVALGVPCAAVAGQTAAGLEGVRIARYNLPRGTGADVYNLAIRAEADLLRGRAALKAASALKAEGFEPEVIIGHPGWGETVLLDDIYPDARQVLFSEFFYHGRNSDIDFDTEFLPASEDALLIGKAKNAVMALALTDADAIVTPTPFQASRLPPVFRRDARIIHEGIDVEAIRPGPAEPFPLADGRIIAPGTPVITHINNQLEALRGLHIFARALPRLLAEVPEAQVLVIGQEGRRGYGGDAPGGQTWRQACFAGLEARIDPARVHFLGKVPHARMLAALRLSTAHVYYTYPFVLSWSLAEAMASGCYVIGSDTAPLRDAIEDGVNGRLLPFFDVDALSQAMIAACHDPQASAAMRVAARRTAEERFSRAAGRAAWLDLLREVGLTLPA; encoded by the coding sequence ATGCGCGGCGTGCTCTTTGTCCATAACAACTTCCCGGCCCAGTTCCGGGACCTGGCGCAAACCCTCGTGGCGCTCGGCGTGCCTTGCGCCGCGGTGGCGGGGCAGACCGCGGCGGGCCTGGAGGGGGTCCGGATCGCCCGCTACAACCTGCCCCGCGGCACCGGTGCGGACGTCTACAACCTCGCCATCCGCGCCGAGGCCGATCTGCTGAGGGGCCGCGCTGCCCTGAAGGCCGCCAGCGCCCTGAAGGCGGAAGGCTTCGAGCCGGAGGTGATCATCGGCCATCCCGGCTGGGGCGAGACCGTGCTGCTGGACGACATCTACCCCGACGCCCGGCAGGTGTTGTTTTCGGAGTTCTTCTACCACGGGCGGAACTCCGACATCGATTTCGACACCGAGTTCCTGCCGGCCAGCGAGGACGCGCTGCTCATCGGCAAGGCGAAGAACGCGGTGATGGCGCTCGCGCTCACCGACGCCGACGCCATCGTCACGCCCACCCCGTTCCAGGCCTCGCGGCTGCCGCCGGTGTTTCGGCGCGACGCGCGGATCATCCACGAGGGGATCGACGTCGAGGCCATTCGTCCCGGCCCGGCCGAGCCGTTTCCGCTTGCCGACGGCCGGATCATCGCGCCGGGAACGCCGGTGATCACCCACATCAACAACCAGCTGGAAGCCCTGCGCGGGCTGCACATCTTCGCCCGCGCCCTGCCCCGCCTGCTGGCCGAGGTCCCCGAGGCGCAGGTGCTGGTGATCGGCCAGGAGGGGCGGCGCGGCTACGGCGGCGATGCGCCGGGCGGCCAGACCTGGCGCCAGGCCTGCTTCGCCGGCCTCGAGGCGCGGATCGACCCCGCCCGGGTGCATTTCCTGGGCAAGGTGCCGCATGCCCGGATGCTGGCCGCCCTGCGGCTCTCAACCGCCCACGTCTACTACACCTACCCCTTCGTGCTCTCCTGGTCGCTGGCCGAGGCCATGGCCAGCGGCTGCTACGTGATCGGCTCCGACACCGCCCCGTTGCGCGACGCCATTGAGGATGGGGTGAACGGTCGCCTGCTGCCCTTCTTCGACGTGGACGCCCTGTCGCAGGCTATGATCGCCGCCTGCCACGACCCCCAGGCGTCGGCCGCCATGCGCGTCGCCGCACGCCGAACCGCGGAGGAGCGCTTCAGCCGGGCGGCCGGACGCGCCGCCTGGCTCGACCTGCTGCGCGAGGTCGGGCTGACCCTGCCCGCCTAG
- the rpsB gene encoding 30S ribosomal protein S2, protein MALPDFSMRQLLEAGAHFGHQTHRWNPKMEKFIFGSRSNIHIIDLSQSIPLLHQALVKVREVAAGGGRILFVGTKRQASEPIATSARRCAQYYVNHRWLGGTLTNWRTVSGSIARLRELEGLLETESGRTKKELLQLTRERDKLELSLGGIKDMGGIPDLMFVIDTNKEAIAIQEARKLNIPVIAILDTNCNPDGITYPIPGNDDAARAIQLYCDLMADSVLDGLAAGQSASGVDLGASEAPMEPTLARALTPKPVAEAAAEPEVSAPEAAALEAEMTGADAGVEAAAEQPGEEAAAEQPSEEQAS, encoded by the coding sequence ATGGCACTTCCCGATTTCTCTATGCGTCAGCTCCTGGAAGCCGGCGCCCACTTCGGCCACCAGACGCACCGGTGGAACCCGAAGATGGAAAAATTCATCTTCGGCAGCCGCTCCAACATCCACATCATCGACCTGTCGCAGTCGATCCCGCTCCTGCACCAGGCCCTGGTGAAGGTCCGTGAGGTCGCCGCCGGCGGCGGCCGCATCCTGTTCGTCGGCACCAAGCGCCAGGCGTCGGAGCCGATCGCCACCAGCGCGCGCCGCTGCGCCCAGTACTACGTCAACCACCGCTGGCTGGGCGGCACGCTCACCAACTGGCGCACCGTGTCGGGCTCGATCGCCCGCCTGCGCGAGCTGGAAGGCCTGCTGGAGACCGAGAGCGGCCGCACCAAGAAGGAGCTGCTGCAGCTGACCCGCGAGCGCGACAAGCTCGAGCTGTCGCTGGGCGGCATCAAGGACATGGGCGGCATCCCCGACCTGATGTTCGTGATCGACACCAACAAGGAAGCGATCGCGATCCAGGAAGCCCGCAAGCTGAACATCCCGGTGATCGCCATCCTCGACACCAACTGCAACCCGGACGGCATCACCTATCCGATCCCCGGCAACGACGACGCCGCGCGCGCCATCCAGCTCTATTGCGACCTGATGGCCGACTCGGTGCTGGACGGCCTGGCGGCCGGCCAGTCGGCGTCGGGCGTCGACCTGGGCGCCTCGGAAGCTCCGATGGAGCCGACGCTGGCCCGGGCGCTGACGCCGAAGCCGGTGGCCGAGGCCGCGGCCGAACCCGAGGTCTCCGCGCCGGAAGCCGCCGCGCTCGAAGCCGAGATGACCGGGGCGGACGCCGGCGTCGAGGCTGCGGCCGAGCAGCCGGGCGAAGAAGCTGCCGCCGAGCAGCCGAGCGAAGAACAAGCCAGCTAA
- the uppS gene encoding polyprenyl diphosphate synthase — protein sequence MAAEENSPSAGAQGRSAEAPPPLHVAVVMDGNGRWAKRRGLPRSLGHRAGVEALKRTVSAAPDLNIRWLTVFGFSTENWSRPAAEVAELMALPKRYFESDIARLEREGVRVRVIGRREGLSPELVKLVEDAQARTAHNDRFFLNIAFNYGGQADIADAARRFAEDVAAGRARPEELTEQLFASHLATADSPAPDVIIRPSGEQRLSNFLLWEAAYAELVFQDVLWPDYGAEHLKAALQVFAGRDRRYGAVVADDVLAAG from the coding sequence ATGGCCGCCGAAGAGAACAGTCCGTCTGCGGGCGCCCAAGGCAGGAGCGCGGAGGCCCCGCCGCCGCTGCACGTGGCCGTGGTCATGGACGGCAATGGCCGCTGGGCCAAGCGCCGCGGCCTGCCGCGCTCGCTGGGTCACCGGGCCGGCGTCGAGGCGCTGAAGCGGACGGTCTCCGCCGCGCCGGATCTCAACATCCGCTGGCTGACGGTGTTCGGCTTCTCCACCGAGAACTGGAGCCGGCCGGCCGCGGAGGTCGCCGAACTGATGGCGCTGCCCAAGCGCTACTTCGAGAGCGACATCGCCCGGCTGGAGCGCGAAGGCGTGCGGGTCCGGGTGATCGGCCGCCGCGAGGGGCTGTCGCCGGAGCTGGTGAAGCTGGTCGAGGACGCCCAGGCGCGGACCGCGCACAACGACCGGTTCTTCCTCAACATCGCCTTCAACTACGGCGGCCAGGCCGACATCGCCGACGCCGCGCGGCGCTTCGCCGAAGATGTGGCCGCCGGCCGGGCCCGGCCCGAGGAACTCACCGAGCAGCTGTTCGCCAGCCATCTCGCCACCGCCGATTCGCCGGCGCCGGACGTGATCATCCGTCCGTCGGGCGAGCAGCGGCTGTCCAACTTCCTGCTCTGGGAAGCCGCCTACGCCGAGCTGGTCTTCCAGGACGTGCTGTGGCCGGACTACGGGGCGGAGCACCTGAAGGCGGCCCTGCAGGTGTTCGCGGGGCGGGATCGCCGCTATGGGGCGGTCGTGGCCGATGACGTCCTTGCCGCAGGGTAG
- the dnaE gene encoding DNA polymerase III subunit alpha: MDEEHLGFVHLRVRSAYSLLEGAIKADVIGTMAQAAGMPAVALTDRANLFGALEFSVATKGAGVQPIVGCALPVSGVGEGGSERWARTPTVVLLAQSERGYLNLAELSSMAYLDAEATEEPHVPWEQVAARAEGLILLSGGPDGPVDPLFAAGKAKEARAALSEMHRVFGDRFYVELQRHGLPAEATAEAELVAFAYDQDVPLVATNDVYFKATAMYEAHDALLCIADGSFTGQEERRRVTPEHWFKPAADMRTLFADLPEACDNTLDIARRCAFMVHKRDPILPRFPTEGGRSEADELAHQAREGLKARMALGQANHASLEDYEGRLEREIGVITQMGFPGYFLIVSDFIKWAKARGIPVGPGRGSGAGSLVAYSLTITDLDPLRYGLLFERFLNPERVSMPDFDIDFCQERREEVISYVQQRYGRDRVAQIITFGTLQARAVLRDVGRVLQLPLGQVDRLAKMVPANPANPVTLAKAIEIEPRLRQARDEDEAVERLLNIALQLEGLYRNASTHAAGVVIGDRPLTELTPLYRDPRSELPATQFNMKWVESAGLVKFDFLGLKTLTVIDRALKHLEKRGERVDMAALPLDDAKTYELMSNAQTVGVFQFEGQGMRDTLRQLRPNCIEDVTAIGALYRPGPMDNIPLFIDCKFGRKPIDTLHPTLAPVLNETYGIIVYQEQVMQIAQILAGYSLGEADLLRRAMGKKKKEEMEQQRARFVSGAAEKAVSAEQAGGIFDLVDKFAGYGFNKSHAAAYAVVSYQTAWLKANAPVEFFAASMSLDIANTDKLSVFYQDAKRFGVKIQPPDVNRSGADFEVENGEVLYALGGIRNVGLQAMQHVVDVRREGGPFRDIFDFVERIDPRQVNKRTFETLARAGAFDSFHANRAQLMAAADALIGYAQSVAADRASAQVSLFGGDQADAARPRMPKADGWTPVERLDEELAAVGFYLSGHPLDDMVEALRRRRTDLLSDAIVKAESGAEALRMAGVVRRKQEKPSRTGEKFAFVTLSDPTGEYEVLFPPEALRKCRDLLEPGKALSLRVRVRAKDGEVRFFGEDAEPVEKAVENVVAGLRVHVAPRSAEIEALKLRLEGAAGGRGGEIVLVAGIDGGREVELKLPGRFKLDNAVRGAIKTSPGVVFVEDL, translated from the coding sequence GTGGACGAAGAGCATCTCGGCTTCGTGCACCTGCGGGTCCGCTCCGCCTATTCGCTGCTGGAAGGCGCCATCAAGGCCGACGTGATCGGCACTATGGCGCAGGCGGCCGGCATGCCGGCGGTGGCGCTCACCGACCGGGCCAACCTGTTCGGCGCTCTGGAGTTCTCGGTCGCCACCAAGGGCGCGGGCGTGCAGCCGATCGTCGGCTGCGCCCTGCCGGTGAGCGGCGTCGGCGAAGGCGGCTCCGAGCGCTGGGCCCGCACGCCCACCGTGGTGCTGCTGGCGCAGAGCGAGCGCGGCTACCTCAACCTCGCCGAACTCTCGTCCATGGCGTACCTCGACGCCGAGGCGACCGAAGAGCCGCACGTGCCCTGGGAACAGGTCGCGGCGCGGGCCGAGGGCCTGATCCTGTTGTCCGGCGGCCCCGACGGGCCCGTGGACCCGCTGTTCGCCGCCGGCAAGGCCAAGGAAGCCCGCGCGGCGCTCAGCGAAATGCACCGGGTGTTCGGCGACCGCTTCTATGTGGAGCTGCAGCGCCACGGCCTGCCGGCCGAGGCCACCGCCGAAGCCGAGCTGGTGGCCTTCGCTTATGACCAGGACGTGCCGCTGGTCGCCACCAACGACGTCTATTTCAAAGCCACCGCCATGTACGAGGCGCACGACGCGCTGCTCTGCATCGCCGACGGCAGCTTCACCGGGCAGGAGGAGCGCCGGCGGGTGACGCCGGAGCACTGGTTCAAGCCGGCCGCCGACATGCGGACCCTGTTCGCCGACCTGCCGGAGGCCTGCGACAACACCCTCGACATCGCCCGGCGCTGCGCCTTCATGGTCCACAAGCGCGACCCGATCCTGCCGCGCTTCCCGACCGAGGGCGGCCGCTCCGAGGCCGACGAACTGGCGCACCAGGCGCGGGAAGGCCTGAAGGCGCGGATGGCGCTCGGCCAGGCGAACCACGCCTCGCTGGAGGACTACGAGGGGCGGCTGGAGCGGGAGATCGGGGTGATCACCCAGATGGGCTTCCCCGGCTACTTCCTGATCGTGTCCGACTTCATCAAGTGGGCGAAGGCGCGGGGAATCCCGGTGGGTCCGGGCCGCGGTTCCGGCGCCGGCTCGCTGGTCGCCTATTCGCTGACCATCACCGATCTCGATCCGCTGCGGTACGGCCTGCTGTTCGAGCGCTTCCTGAACCCGGAGCGGGTGTCGATGCCCGACTTCGACATCGACTTCTGCCAGGAGCGGCGGGAGGAGGTGATCTCCTACGTGCAGCAGCGCTACGGACGCGACCGCGTGGCGCAGATCATCACCTTCGGCACCCTGCAGGCGCGCGCCGTGCTGCGCGACGTCGGCCGCGTGCTGCAGCTGCCGCTGGGCCAGGTGGACCGGCTGGCGAAGATGGTGCCGGCCAACCCCGCCAATCCGGTGACGCTGGCCAAGGCCATCGAGATCGAGCCGCGCCTGCGCCAGGCCCGCGACGAGGACGAGGCGGTCGAGCGGCTGCTGAACATCGCCCTGCAGCTGGAAGGCCTCTACCGCAACGCCTCGACCCACGCCGCCGGCGTGGTGATCGGCGACCGGCCGCTGACCGAGCTCACGCCGCTCTACCGCGATCCGCGCTCCGAGCTGCCCGCCACCCAGTTCAACATGAAATGGGTGGAAAGCGCCGGCCTGGTGAAGTTCGACTTCCTGGGCCTGAAGACGCTGACGGTGATCGACCGGGCGCTGAAGCACCTGGAGAAGCGCGGCGAGAGGGTGGACATGGCCGCCCTGCCGCTCGACGACGCCAAGACCTACGAGCTGATGAGCAACGCCCAGACGGTGGGGGTCTTCCAGTTCGAAGGTCAGGGCATGCGCGACACCCTGCGCCAGCTGCGCCCCAACTGCATCGAGGACGTCACCGCCATCGGCGCGCTCTATCGCCCCGGCCCGATGGACAACATCCCGCTGTTCATCGACTGCAAGTTCGGCCGCAAGCCCATCGACACCCTGCACCCGACGCTCGCCCCGGTGCTGAACGAGACCTACGGCATCATCGTCTACCAGGAGCAGGTGATGCAGATCGCCCAGATCCTGGCGGGCTACAGCCTGGGCGAGGCCGACCTGCTGCGCCGCGCGATGGGCAAGAAAAAGAAGGAGGAGATGGAGCAGCAGCGCGCCCGCTTCGTCTCCGGCGCGGCGGAAAAGGCCGTTTCGGCCGAGCAGGCCGGCGGCATCTTCGACCTGGTGGACAAGTTCGCGGGCTACGGCTTCAACAAGAGCCACGCGGCGGCCTACGCCGTGGTCAGCTACCAGACCGCCTGGCTGAAGGCGAACGCGCCGGTGGAGTTCTTCGCCGCGTCGATGAGCCTCGATATCGCCAACACCGACAAGCTGTCGGTGTTCTACCAGGACGCCAAGCGCTTCGGCGTGAAGATCCAGCCGCCGGACGTCAACCGCTCGGGCGCGGACTTCGAGGTCGAGAACGGCGAGGTGCTCTACGCCCTGGGCGGCATCCGCAACGTCGGCCTTCAGGCCATGCAGCACGTGGTCGACGTGCGCCGCGAGGGCGGGCCGTTCCGCGACATCTTCGACTTCGTCGAGCGCATCGATCCGCGGCAGGTCAACAAGCGCACCTTCGAGACCCTGGCCCGGGCCGGCGCCTTCGATTCCTTCCACGCCAACCGCGCCCAGCTGATGGCCGCGGCCGACGCCCTGATCGGCTACGCCCAGAGCGTGGCGGCCGACCGCGCCTCGGCGCAGGTGAGCCTGTTCGGCGGCGACCAAGCCGACGCTGCCCGGCCGCGGATGCCGAAGGCGGACGGCTGGACGCCGGTCGAGCGGCTGGACGAGGAGTTGGCGGCGGTGGGCTTCTACCTCTCCGGCCACCCGCTGGACGACATGGTCGAGGCCCTGCGCCGCCGGCGGACCGACCTGCTCAGCGACGCCATCGTCAAGGCGGAGTCCGGGGCCGAGGCCCTACGCATGGCCGGCGTCGTGCGGCGCAAGCAGGAGAAGCCGTCGCGGACCGGCGAGAAGTTCGCCTTCGTCACCCTGTCGGACCCGACCGGCGAGTACGAGGTGCTGTTCCCGCCGGAGGCGCTGCGCAAGTGCCGCGACCTGCTGGAGCCCGGCAAGGCGCTGTCGCTGCGGGTCCGGGTGCGGGCCAAGGACGGCGAGGTGCGGTTCTTCGGCGAGGACGCCGAGCCGGTCGAGAAGGCGGTGGAGAACGTCGTCGCGGGCCTGCGGGTGCACGTCGCGCCGCGCAGCGCCGAGATCGAGGCGCTGAAGCTGCGGCTGGAGGGCGCCGCCGGCGGCCGGGGCGGGGAGATCGTGCTGGTGGCCGGCATCGACGGCGGCCGCGAGGTGGAGCTCAAGCTGCCCGGCCGCTTCAAGCTCGACAACGCCGTGCGCGGCGCGATCAAGACCTCACCCGGCGTGGTGTTCGTCGAAGACCTCTAG